One stretch of Methyloversatilis sp. RAC08 DNA includes these proteins:
- a CDS encoding sensor histidine kinase, translated as MTNSIDEEGQPFRIAARAMRQLGAELITSDEMALYELIKNAFDARSPRAKVAISAPADAGAVALVREQLLSEKLSKVAALERLEKAISVDLDLDQRAQVLDLFKENSATRGDLAKCIEEFLLDDYWIQISDSGEGMSASNLQNRFMVVGTPNKLLEKKTRKEREHLVLGEKGIGRLSMMKLGDIAIVESKTEGERCWHSITFDWRKFDDPAAYLGEVKFHVVRGQNDTPDAHGTVITIRGLIANWSATKVQAFLNKFIRRLQDPVSSRRRPYPIDVLLNGHRLPVVPLPRWLTECAQFKTEITYMPGDSATSVALRRDLTWRSATSAESRSWTLEEISREASVPIEICRRLGPFSVSCLWFNRSLIHGSIEHSKKKIIDELNVWCGGFAIYRDGFRVGQTGGMDDDWLEWDAKALRTKGFTLNRYQTVGSVNISSETNPYLVDAANRERLVSCPEQDLLVTLLGDVIVKDLRAHIDAVKQLEVKHAIEEESTDESLKKSEDSLRQTLRNVEEIGRSIPAAKPKLDEIRRALQGQVEYVETIRNALQLARETRVELLELANIGLVVEIVVHELTRLTQKTGELLSDLKKSEGTSSAMVSLVDNLQTQITATNKRIRSIDVMSPSGRNRKERYDVISQAKTVLAGFDARFKRHLIEFELTVDGEDPAGKRLDVQLVRGLIAQVLENLLTNSVYWVQQSLREPDVVRCMSVDIDSKAFTISVSDNGPGIDPAYREDVFKPYFTTRKRGKGLGLYIARELVEYHGGKLYLDSTSDADGRLRTFVLELPKES; from the coding sequence ATGACAAATTCAATTGATGAAGAAGGCCAGCCTTTTCGAATAGCGGCGCGCGCCATGAGGCAGCTCGGCGCTGAACTGATCACGTCTGATGAGATGGCGCTCTATGAGTTAATTAAGAATGCTTTTGATGCCCGCTCGCCTAGGGCGAAGGTGGCAATATCAGCGCCAGCGGATGCAGGCGCCGTCGCGCTTGTTCGTGAACAGCTCTTATCCGAAAAACTTTCCAAGGTCGCCGCGCTAGAAAGGCTCGAAAAAGCGATCTCCGTTGATTTGGATTTGGATCAGCGAGCCCAAGTATTGGACCTCTTCAAGGAAAATTCCGCCACGCGCGGTGACTTGGCAAAATGCATCGAAGAATTTCTTCTTGACGACTATTGGATTCAGATAAGCGACAGCGGCGAAGGAATGTCGGCTTCGAATCTCCAGAATAGATTCATGGTTGTTGGGACGCCCAACAAACTCTTGGAAAAGAAAACCAGGAAAGAGAGAGAGCATCTGGTTTTGGGCGAAAAGGGAATTGGTCGTCTATCCATGATGAAGCTGGGCGATATCGCAATCGTCGAATCCAAGACCGAAGGCGAACGGTGTTGGCATTCGATCACTTTCGATTGGCGAAAATTTGACGATCCGGCTGCATATCTCGGAGAAGTAAAGTTTCACGTTGTTCGCGGGCAAAACGACACCCCCGATGCTCATGGAACGGTCATCACGATACGAGGACTTATTGCTAATTGGTCAGCCACCAAGGTGCAAGCATTTCTCAATAAGTTCATTCGCAGATTACAAGATCCAGTCTCTTCGCGCAGGCGGCCTTACCCCATAGATGTTCTTTTAAACGGACACAGGCTGCCCGTCGTACCGTTGCCGCGCTGGCTAACAGAGTGTGCGCAGTTCAAGACTGAAATCACATACATGCCCGGAGACTCAGCTACCTCCGTGGCACTAAGACGCGATCTCACTTGGAGAAGCGCTACTAGCGCCGAGTCCAGAAGCTGGACGCTTGAGGAAATTTCACGCGAGGCGAGCGTACCCATAGAAATCTGCCGGCGCTTGGGACCATTCTCAGTGAGTTGCCTTTGGTTTAATAGATCGCTTATCCACGGCAGCATTGAACACTCGAAGAAGAAGATAATCGATGAGCTAAATGTTTGGTGCGGAGGGTTTGCAATCTACCGTGACGGATTTCGTGTCGGCCAAACAGGTGGGATGGATGACGACTGGCTTGAATGGGATGCCAAAGCTCTCCGAACCAAAGGTTTTACGCTCAATCGGTATCAGACCGTGGGCAGCGTCAATATTTCATCAGAGACTAATCCTTACCTTGTCGATGCAGCAAATCGAGAGAGATTGGTCTCCTGCCCAGAGCAGGATTTGCTTGTCACGTTACTTGGCGACGTGATTGTCAAAGACCTGCGTGCGCACATTGATGCTGTGAAGCAACTTGAAGTAAAGCATGCCATCGAGGAGGAATCTACGGATGAGAGTCTTAAGAAGTCTGAGGATTCGCTACGTCAGACATTGCGAAATGTCGAAGAAATAGGCCGGTCGATTCCAGCCGCGAAGCCAAAGCTTGATGAAATTCGACGTGCTCTGCAGGGTCAAGTCGAGTATGTCGAAACTATTCGAAATGCACTTCAGCTTGCTCGCGAGACGCGAGTGGAGCTGCTTGAGTTAGCCAATATTGGCTTAGTCGTTGAAATTGTTGTCCATGAACTTACACGCCTGACCCAGAAGACGGGAGAATTGCTCTCTGATCTCAAAAAGTCGGAGGGAACGAGTTCCGCAATGGTGTCACTGGTTGATAACCTGCAGACCCAGATCACCGCCACAAATAAGCGGATTCGATCAATTGACGTTATGAGTCCGTCTGGGCGCAATCGTAAGGAGCGCTACGATGTCATATCTCAGGCAAAAACTGTCTTGGCAGGGTTTGACGCTAGGTTCAAGCGCCATCTGATTGAATTCGAGTTGACCGTTGATGGCGAAGATCCCGCTGGGAAACGACTCGACGTTCAGCTTGTCAGGGGACTGATAGCTCAAGTTCTTGAGAACCTTTTGACCAATTCTGTGTATTGGGTGCAGCAAAGCCTTCGTGAGCCAGACGTTGTTCGATGCATGTCTGTCGATATAGACTCGAAGGCTTTCACAATTTCCGTATCCGACAATGGGCCGGGAATCGATCCTGCGTATCGCGAAGATGTCTTCAAACCCTACTTCACCACCCGGAAAAGGGGCAAAGGGTTGGGCCTCTACATCGCTCGCGAGCTCGTTGAATATCACGGCGGAAAACTGTATCTCGATTCGACGAGCGATGCTGACGGGAGATTGAGAACCTTTGTGCTTGAGCTGCCCAAGGAAAGCTAA